AATGCCCATTAACTCCTTGCTACTAGCTACCGAGAAATGCTTTGCTTTAGTtgtgtcgaaaaaaaaacagtaaaacccCACAAAGCAtctaccaccaccaacagcaacggcTACAACGAAACCAGAAAGTTACCTAGGTCCTTAAACCGCAAATAAAGAACAACCGTGTTTCCAAGTGGAGCGCATACGGAGAGTGAGATTTGATGAAGATTGGATTATTACTGTGGAAACCCACAGACAGGTCTGTACACTTGCATTCCGGGCATCCATCGAGATGGCCGAgatggtgtgtttgtggcgcaCAAGCACAAGGAAAACCACCCCGTAACCCCGAGCACCAGTGTTCCGTCTCAAGTGCATCATAAATAACTCACTATCATCAGCGGGAGGCTCCGAAGGACATGTTTACTAGAACTAGACAGAGCAGTTTTATAAACCACCCTTTCCCGTTGCTGTGTGAGAAGAGAATGTAATCCAATTCCGGGCTGATTGCCGGGGCGCGTAATAATCGGAAGACAACGGCAAATTATCTCGTGGCATCGATCATCTATCTCTGACGGACGACTATAGGGAATTGACGATCGTCTAGAACATTGACTAAAGCGAAGGACTTTTGTACAACCACCGTTGACTCTTCGCTTGCTACTGGAGAATGGTCAGGCCGTCTGTTGGAACCGTAGCACCGTGCACCGCGCAGATTGCAGCACTACTTAACGCACTACTGTAGTTCACACACTGCTTTGAGAACTAATACCATTCACGGCTTTGTACTGGAACTCCGCACCCTAACcacaccgccatcgccatttgTGTTCATCGcgtggccgcagcagcaaggtACTGAGCAACGTTTTAAtactcgtcctcgtcctcacCCCGGTCCGCAGAGGAGTATCTGGTTTTGATAATTCTGGACGTGGTTATTATTTTGCAAGTCGTCCCACCACCTCTTCctccccatcatcatcatcatcatcgtcaccctCATCCGCATACGGCCATCCATCCTACCACTCCCaaacggcaccggcggcaTCATCTATCCATACTGGCTACGGTGCCAGTGAAGGTAGCCACGCAGGATACCGaccggagcagcagccacaCAGTCCCGATCGACCGGACTACAGCCAGCAGCCAACCGATTCGAACGGCTGCCGCAATCGATACCCGGAGCAGTCGCCAGCACCACAAAATGGCTACCACCACGGTAGTGGTGGATCGGCACCCTACGGCGGTCAGCGGCCTTCGTCGGCCCCCGGAACCTGGAACTActtaggtggtggtggcacagGGCCGATCAGCACCGATCAGAACCACCATTACGGAGGCGCAGCAAGTGCCGGAGGTCAGTACGGTGGTAACAAGGACTCCCGACCAGGACACCAtcccggtggtgccggtaGCCCGACGAACGAATACGGCGGTAATCGAGGGTCCGAACACCCGAACCGAGAAACAGATCATCGGCAGCAGAGGTGAGTGCCCTTCGCTTCGTTGTACAAAACCTGCACAGTGTGGGTATCTTGTATTATACACCCCCATTAGGAAGTATCATTATATCGGTCCAACCTTATGAAGGTTCTCGCAGGTTAACATTCAGGGATGGGATGAATTGCACCCTtttccacacatacacaccataCGACCCTAAAAGAAACAGTAGAATTATGCGGCAGCAATCCACCAATAGCACCCGACCTCACTAGCATACCCCAACACCCCTGGACAGCCTgaaccatttccggtgcaGGTTATACGATAGGAAGTGTTTCAATGTTCCGACGCCATACGTCTCAACTGCGTTATTCTAAGTTAACCCAGCAGCAACGACGAGGAGGCATCGGAGACAGCAAACGACCCCAGAACGCCCGACCGGTATACTAGTGGCTTGATGCTTCTGTAGTTTCCTTTCCCCGTAGCGTTAGAACTGGCCCAAATTCCTAACCATTAAAAGCAGGGCCTCGTTACTTTCCCCTCTGCTAGCACTGCCTATGGTGGACGGCCGGCGCGACCGACGTATGTAGGCGACACGAGCTATCTGATGGACCGGGACGACGCCGATAACGAGGCGGACGGCAGTAACCGAATaccgtcgacggcggccatAGGCGATGGGGGCGATGCGGCACACGCCGGTAgtgcaccggaaccgagcAGCAGTACCGTGGCCAAGTCCAGTGAGCCAGGCCTCGAGTTGGAACCAACCAGGAGTGCTCGGACCGTGTAGAGAGCTCGGGGCACCGGGCAACTCACGATGACCATGATGGCTTAACCATGCGAcaacggcgaacggaacacggacacACAACGCAAATCTCAGGTTctccccatcaccatcaccagcagcggccaAGCGTTTGGAATACCCTGTGTGGGGATCATTAGGAGCGCTATACGGAACTATACTATAAGGGCCAATCTTCCTCCTCCGATTTAGCAAACTAAGCGATAACTAATTTATACGAGTAAAGAGTAATCTGACCTATCGAACTAAACGGTGCGACTTCCTataccgtggtggtggttaccACGATTTATTGTAGTCTTCGCCCACCGGGCACAGACCGTGGTCGTCTGGGCCGGGGAATATGAGCCCGCAGCGCTCGTTGACCGTGCGCCAAAGCTGCTGACCGAAGCGCCTCCGGACGCGATCATCTATGACGTGTACCTCGTAGTCGTACCCCAGGTTGCCGTCACGGtagtgcagcagcagtcctTCGCTTTCCGGCACCGGATACTCGTGGGTATCTACGGGAGGACGCAGTGtgataatatttaaaattgcCCAGCACCATATGCGTTGGTCACTTACCTCGGACTGCGTGCCAGACGAAGTGGTTGCCGGCCTCGAGCACATTGCGTCCCTTCATCACGTACTTGCTGCGGTTGTGATGCAGCAGCGGGTTTTTGGTCCGCACGGTACGGACCTGCGTGTACAGGTAACTATTGTTTGCCCAGCGCGGTACGGTCGCGTAATCGGGCCGGTAAATGTCGTAGAAAAATACACCTTGAAAGTTGAACGAGTGCACGTCGTACCGGTCTTTCGACTCTAGGTActcgagcagcgtttcgttATCATCTCCCTCGCCCGCCGGGAACAGCAACTCGTCAAAGTCGACGATAGCGGTGTAGCGGAAAccaccggtgacggtggcacgGTAGAAGCACTCGTTCAGCGCCACGAAGATGGCCTCGTAGCGTAGATCCTGCTCAAACTGGTACCCTATGTGGAACGAAATCCGTTACAAAAAACTGGGCGATGATCCTGATATGTCGACCACCGCGGGGCCCGTCGTCAACTTGCCATCAAAATGCCAATCCAACACCTCCACCAGGCCCGCGGCTTGATAGTGCTCGAGCACGGCATTCGCCTCGGGGGTAGCTGATTTGTTGTAAACGTAGAACCGTTCCGCGCCGTTCAGACGGTAGTATTCGAAGAACTCCACCATGCGCAGTGCGTACCCAAAGTTGTGGTGCAGCGGTCCAACACAAACGGCCAGCGATTGGGCCGGCGACGATCGGAAGAGCATATCCGGGCGGGAGTACCTGTGGATCCGAGTTTGGCGTTAGAAAACTCATCCCAAACGcgaaacccccaaaaacccggtcTCACTGTATCCGAACGAAGGCGGTCGCTTCGCGCATGCTCGGCTCGGGCAGATAGCTTAGGGCCACCTCATCCGGTAGGCGCGCCTCCCGTTTGCTCACACTTCCGGCAAGCTTGCAAATCACGTAGCTCGCGGCGTACTCCATGTCCCAGTGTTCGTGAACGGGCACTACTTGATCGGCCCGGTGCTGCGCCTGATACGTGTTATCGGATCTATCGGAAGGGTGCGCGATGTGTTTTATCGGCTTCTTGGGCAATTACCGCCGTCGCTTAGCGGACACACCACATACCTGAAGTTGCAGAATACATCCGACTTGCGGATTTGGAGCGGCAGAATGGCAAACACGCGCACACTGCCAAACGGCAGATATCCATCCGGAACGAGGTACGATTCTGCGAAGCGATGGTCACAAAAAGTAAGTCTACTTTGATATGCCATCCGCAGCTTCGGCTTCGAAGTGCGCTACTTACCGACCACCTCTAGCCGCGGATCAAAGTATGCGGAGTAGATTTTAAACTTTCGCTCCGGATCACCAATCGGCAGCCAGCGATCGGCGGTGTGGGGCGCAAACTCGGCCCCGGCGGTGCCATTGGTGCCGAACACAAAGGANNNNNNNNNNNNNNNNNNNNNNNNNNNNNNNNNNNNNNNNNNNNNNNNNNNNNNNNNNNNNNNNNNNNNNNNNNNNNNNNNNNNNNNNNNNNNNNNNNNNGGCTACTCTTGTTGACAGAACGTGTCCACGGGTTTGACTTTGGTGACATTATCATGGTAAAAATTCAGAATCAGTATTGTGGAGGTATTTTAGAAGTGGTTGTACTTTATTCATTTCCAGCAACTCACCGAATATCTGCAGAGTCTGTTCAACAGGACTGCCCTGCCACTGATGCGGAGATTCGAGCGGCCGACGGAGAACCCATTGGCGGAGTGGATCTAGCTACCCGGCGCCTTAGTCCGGCCGGGTGGGGGATGTTTAAGATTTAGGTGTTAGGATTCATCTTGGTGTGAAGACGGCTTAAGACAACACGCCGTAATTTCGTTCCACGTGGGGCAGTATGTGGCGCAGATTGTGCAGCGAATGAttcagctgccgattgatTACTGTCCGCAGAACGGCTCCGATTGTGTTCTGTAATGGGGGACCAAACTACGTTACGTTAAATACCAATCCTTATCTGACGGTAACTCACCTGAAAGAGGAAAGATGGTTGGCGAAAGAAGATCTTCACACCGAGTCCACTACCCGGTTCCGACGCACACGGATGGTCACCGGTGCTGGCTCCTGTAGCAAACTGGTCCGATTTTCCGAGAACCTTCGGTGCGCAAAAAGGGCCGCTTCCGGTGTCATTCGCACGGATGCCACCGCGGCAGAAGTGGAACTCGACCCGTAGCTGAAAGATCGGATCCTTCCCGACAGATTCCAGCGCTATGTAGCCCATCGGACGGTGCTCTACCACACGCAGCAGGATGATGGTGGGATCTAATGGTGGGAGTGTAAAAATCAAGAATcaatcagcaccagcacctgCCTTCTATCGGCTGAATAAAAACCGACACCGTACCGATCACCGTTTTATACTGTTTCCCCACACCGAGCCGCCGGTGGTCACTGGCCACGAATGTAACGAATTTCATCCACTCCACCCGGCGGCGAGAGAATGGTAAAGAAAATGTAATCCGAATTGCTCGCCGAAGAGTAAAACAGCCGCATTTTCACCTCGAGTCCTTCTGACTCGGCCCCAATACCTTGCTTACGGATTCGACGTGCGCCACAAAGTCGTACAGCGTGGTCCGGTTAATGTTTCgataaaattgaaactgtTTCACCGCGTACGTGTCCGAGACGCCCGGCACGTGGTGGTAATGAAGCGATACCAGTACCGAAACGAGAAGAAAGTACCTCCGGAAGGCCATGTCGGAATCACACCAAAGTCCCTTCTTTTCAACTACTAAAACGTAGCGTACAAAGCACACTCTGTTTAGGCCTCTATGCCCGCTACTGGCCGGAGTGATGTTCCGGTACTGGAAGCCCGGCGCATCGAGGGCAGAGGAAGCTCGTGCATAGAAAAGGGAAGCCTTTCAAAGGCAAGGCTGGTGGCaatcgatttttgctttgcgttAAAACATGCCCTGGCCATGGTTTCCTTCAGGGGGCATcctttattattgttttatcaaacCGAATTAAACTGACGCCTTGAACGGCGTTTAAGAACATTTCTTCGCAAACCTATGGCTGCGGGGATATTGTCTCCGGCTGAAGTCCAAGCCATCGATAATATGCGAGTGAACCCCTTTTAATTATGCTTTAACGAGTTTTGGCCGTCCTATGGGTAAACAAAtttcctggtcctggtcccaTCAGCCACAGTCTAGTCCCATGAATGCAATTGGTAATTGGGTATGCTCTGAAGAAATCATTAGGAAGGCTCAGGAAGGCCCTAATGTCTGACGGTAAATGGGCGGCAATTCTAGCTTTGTGCGCCACTCTGCTTCGAACGCCTGGCGTCACGAAATCGCATCTGCAGGAAGTTGCATCACCTGGCGCCTGGCGGACAGATGACAAAATCAGTGATTCACCGTTGGCTAACCGGTGTAACGGTTGTTTAAATGCACACGAAGATGGCTCACCGGCCAGGAGGATGATCCAGGAGGGCCAGGTTTCCTTCCATTTCTTCGATCGCTCAAGCGTGCAGCGCAGAGGAACCAATGCAGCCCGCAAGGCAGCAGGGGTGCAGCAGCCGCCTTCTTGCgtcgtttcttttcttgcgCCGCATTAAATCGCATCcttgttttgcgtttgcgccgaaagaaaaagggatcGCCGGAGCGATTCGGCTACGACGCCATACGTAGTTACCACCTTTCCGCAGCCGGTCTCAGATGCGTCACGCGTGCAAAAGGGCTTCGACCCTTCGAATGTCTTACGGCAACTTCCCTTCACAATAAAACGGCAAATGCATCCTTGCCGTACCGGTTAGAGGGTTCCGTGCCGAGATCTTTTGTTGTTCAGGATTCTTAGCTACGCTCTGTGTATTACTCGGAGAGCGGCGTATTCAATTGTGTCCCTTCCGATGGCAAATAAACTTTATTGCTTCGCTTTCGGTGGAATTTGTTAGGAAAAGCTGAAACGGAAATACAGAATGGGGTTCCTCATCAGTAGGTCGTTGGCTCGAAGTTAAATTACTAACATATCGGAATTCATGTTGCAGCGCAATGATTATCACTAAAACTTCGTGAGATCGAACAtgtaagaaaaaaatcggattATAAAATAGACAGCCTCTAGGCGACGTCGTAACAGCATTTCTATACGCGTACATATTAATTTTCGATAGgggaaacattttcccatgAACCGGACCCAAatcccgaaccgaccgaatTCCCGTGTCCCTGCCCCGTCTTTCCTGTAACTGAAGGACCCCTTTTCTAATGCGCAACCACCGCCATACACCGCGGGGCGAACCGGAATAACGACTGTCTCTTCCCAGGATCTTTGaccgcggcggcgacgacgcgTCCCTTTACGCAACTCTCACCGGGGAAAATCTCACGAAGACGCTCGACGACGATCCTGGACAGCGGTGACACGGTGTGGCCGCTCACCTGGCCCAATCCCACCTAACCCAGTGGACACACAAATACCATCGCGTGTTCGTAAGACAGCGTGGCGCGGCATAAGAACGTAACGGCGGACACAAAAGCGTCGGAACGAAACGGGGAAATTAAAATAGGGTCACCGCTGTcgtcggtgttggtgctgggatttttttcccatGCTGGTATCTTTTCAATCCGATTCGGAAGCCAGGGTACCCTACGAAGGAGGGCTTTACGAAGAATATTTAAGGGCTCGGCGTAGGCACGGTGGCCGTTCAGAACGTTTTCGACTACCGTGGAAGAAAGTTCTACCGTCGACGTAGCCTTAAGTGAGGCAGGTCTCGTTGGCTCAAGCCGTGGGACAGCGCCCGAGATGGGCAACCGTCCCCGGCAGTTTGAGTAGCTTGATCGGACGAAACAGTGACCCGGAGCGCAGCCCAAGAAGTTTGTGAGTTGGTGCACTTTGAAAAGTTGTGAAAGTGGAACGCGTTCACGTGCTAAGAAAATGTGTACTAAATCAGACTCGGAAGATCTGGTGATCTCTGCAATTGACCGCCGAACTATGATCAACTTGGGCAGCGGCTTGCATTACCAACGTCTGCCAGTTCTCCGCCAACGTTGTTGGTGGAGAATGAGGAGAAAGTAAGAACCGGAAGTGTGGCTTAAAAGCCGGATGACGACAGCAGAAAGAATTAGGTATGTCTCACGGACGGACATTTTACTGAACTTTAAATCCTCTATGTAGAAGTTGAAGACGATTCGCAAAAAGGAACATTATTTGTTGTGTTCTTTTCAAAAGGTTTTCTGTGAAGCATTCAAACAGTTCAAACCACGAAAGGGCCCGTTAGTTGTGAAACGGTCTCAAAAAAGCAAACCCGGAAATaactttaaattttaatgtatCCAATCTCGgcattttcatttatttttacagatCCCACCCGTGGCCTTGGCTTTGCTGCAAAAAGCAATTGTTGCTCACCATGCTCGACCGTACTAAACCCACGACTGATGGCAGCTTTGTGGGTagcaaaaaacccaaaaaatgACCTCAAATACGTAATAGGCTCACAATGCCGGCTATGAGCATCATCGGTAGTTAACACAGTTTTTAAAAACAAGGCGCATCGATCCGCGAAACGATGCCAGTGTAATGAGCAGGGCACGCACTCTAGCCTGTCGTGCAACCCAGCAAGTCCCGGACCTCCATCGCACCATCGCCCCATCGGCCGTAAAAAGCAGATCCAGAATGATTGCATCCAAAAAGATTGTTTCACTCGTAAACCCTCAAAACGCACTAGCTAGTTCATTAACGGATCAGTATTTAACGTCCAGAtgatcgtttcgattgttgACAAACTCCATTGCCTTCTGTTTAAGTTGTTAccccatttttttcgttgttgtttcgttATTTCGTTATTCCGAGTGCCTTGTACTTCTTACAAACCCACTAAATTTATCAAACGGAGCATAATATCTGAAGTGTGTCTACcaagtttgttttgttttgttcgtttctttgtttcatttaacccgtttcttgtttttgtttcaccaccACTCTTGTATTCATTCCATTTGTTCATCGTTGGCTGTTGATAGTTGTTGTTTCATTATCATGTTCATGTTTACCGTTCTGTTTCCATTGTTGCATGTGgcacgtttgtttgttcttgttaAGACTTCGGTTTGTTAGTTTGGCGTCCCGTGCAAATTGCTTCTTCAATTTTCAACTCTCCGTTGCCGGTGAAAATGATTGAACAACTAATTTGCTTCCGTTACATACTGTTTGCTCAACTACTTAAGCGTCCCAGTAAAAGTTATTGATCTGTTTTTGTTAGTAAATCTGTGCCATTTAAGTTTgctgtttctcttttcctaTTTCCCGATGTTCCCGTTTGTTACAGCTATGATTCCCCAATGTTATCGAAGCCCGGCATAGTTCAGCACGTTACCTAAATACGTTTCGTTTACGTTTCtgttactgttttgttttccccgttttgtTGTTATCGAAACTACAGAAAGTACAGGTTGACTTGTTGCAGTTCGTTTGAACGGTGTCGTGTTTCTGGTTATTGTTTcccgtttgctgttgttgtagTGTCCGTTTCTTGTTTCTCGTTTCCTGTTATCACTTCATgctgtttatgttttactATTGATTTTTAGTTTGGTTCACACTTTGTTAGGCTGGTAGAACCACGCGGATAACTAtgctccgagctccgagttattttattttgtttttcacccaattttctgtttctgtttccatCCTTTTTTGTACACCCTTTTGGCATTCACATCGGGGCCACCCCAAACAACATTATTCGAAACGATAACGGGACTAAACAAATGAAGACTTTTCCACATAAAATAGCACCAAAAGCAACaccgcaaaccgcaaacatTCCACTGCCAGTGCATTCCGGAGCCATTGTTGACTAGTTTCATAAGAACGAACAGTTAAGTGATCGTAGCGTTATTAAAAAGCTCGTTACCTTGTTATACAATAATGTTGCCTAGTTTGTAAGTGACCGCCATCGCATCTCAGGGAAAACCGGAACATGGATGAGAAAATATATGCTCGTGCGGTGTTAGCAGAAGGGGAAGAGAAAATTCACTAAC
The nucleotide sequence above comes from Anopheles bellator chromosome 1, idAnoBellAS_SP24_06.2, whole genome shotgun sequence. Encoded proteins:
- the LOC131215913 gene encoding probable ATP-dependent RNA helicase ddx17 — translated: MQQIRLVAWILALLVAQSARANLAGESTVTTAAGKLIGGSPSLPASSEPLSFGSLYRSARDEYGAGARGRCSNCGPGYERDMRTVGYGRPTATGVTGFYSGMGSILDDRNWYYRPEGYEPNYQSPASHRQPPAYMGGYDYDRYMHRPDDRGYGGYPGMAMRAGYGYPDGGSSSKMPYYPDMMMRGYGYRGNGYDNLDPQYEYYMMQRGGASSGYNMNNRDRYGHYDDRMGNRGYYDQKNFRPWDETYRGVSGFDNSGRGYYFASRPTTSSSPSSSSSSSPSSAYGHPSYHSQTAPAASSIHTGYGASEGSHAGYRPEQQPHSPDRPDYSQQPTDSNGCRNRYPEQSPAPQNGYHHGSGGSAPYGGQRPSSAPGTWNYLGGGGTGPISTDQNHHYGGAASAGGQYGGNKDSRPGHHPGGAGSPTNEYGGNRGSEHPNRETDHRQQSTAYGGRPARPTYVGDTSYLMDRDDADNEADGSNRIPSTAAIGDGGDAAHAGSAPEPSSSTVAKSSEPGLELEPTRSARTV
- the LOC131215915 gene encoding uncharacterized protein LOC131215915 yields the protein FVFGTNGTAGAEFAPHTADRWLPIGDPERKFKIYSAYFDPRLEVVESYLVPDGYLPFGSVRVFAILPLQIRKSDVFCNFRSDNTYQAQHRADQVVPVHEHWDMEYAASYVICKLAGSVSKREARLPDEVALSYLPEPSMREATAFVRIQYSRPDMLFRSSPAQSLAVCVGPLHHNFGYALRMVEFFEYYRLNGAERFYVYNKSATPEANAVLEHYQAAGLVEVLDWHFDGYQFEQDLRYEAIFVALNECFYRATVTGGFRYTAIVDFDELLFPAGEGDDNETLLEYLESKDRYDVHSFNFQGVFFYDIYRPDYATVPRWANNSYLYTQVRTVRTKNPLLHHNRSKYVMKGRNVLEAGNHFVWHAVRDTHEYPVPESEGLLLHYRDGNLGYDYEVHVIDDRVRRRFGQQLWRTVNERCGLIFPGPDDHGLCPVGEDYNKSW
- the LOC131205324 gene encoding uncharacterized protein LOC131205324 — protein: MKFVTFVASDHRRLGVGKQYKTVIDPTIILLRVVEHRPMGYIALESVGKDPIFQLRVEFHFCRGGIRANDTGSGPFCAPKVLGKSDQFATGASTGDHPCASEPGSGLGVKIFFRQPSFLFQNTIGAVLRTVINRQLNHSLHNLRHILPHVERNYGVLS